In one window of Skermanella rosea DNA:
- a CDS encoding respiratory chain complex I subunit 1 family protein, producing MIFVQALLAGIFQVVQMLLVLALAPGLTGLVRVLKARLLGRRGPPLVQPYRDLSRLLRKDVVLAENASWLFRVTPYLVFTAIWLAAALVPTFTTALALTATADLIALVALLASARFFLALAGMDVGTSFGGLGSSREMMIATLAEPAMLMVIFSIAILVRTTSLSLIVDFMLAGGVGLRVSLGLALISLLMVAIAENARIPVDNPATHLELTMVHEAMVLEYSGRHLALIEAASMLKLVLYMALIACIFLPWGISEPGEGPLDLAIGLVTFVLKLASGAVLLALFETGVAKMRVFRYGEFLGGALLLSLLGAIFLYVSTGL from the coding sequence ATGATCTTCGTCCAGGCGCTGCTCGCCGGAATTTTCCAGGTCGTCCAGATGCTCCTGGTGCTGGCCCTCGCCCCGGGGCTGACCGGCCTGGTGCGCGTCCTCAAGGCCCGTCTGCTCGGTCGCCGCGGGCCGCCGCTGGTCCAGCCCTACCGCGACCTGTCGAGGCTGCTGCGGAAGGACGTCGTCCTGGCGGAGAACGCGTCCTGGCTGTTCCGGGTGACGCCCTACCTGGTATTCACCGCGATCTGGCTGGCGGCGGCACTGGTGCCGACCTTCACCACGGCCCTGGCCCTGACCGCGACCGCCGACTTGATAGCCCTGGTCGCCCTGCTGGCGAGCGCACGGTTCTTCCTGGCGCTGGCCGGGATGGACGTGGGGACGAGTTTCGGCGGATTGGGGTCGTCGCGCGAGATGATGATCGCGACGCTGGCCGAGCCGGCCATGCTGATGGTGATCTTCTCCATCGCGATCCTGGTGCGGACCACGTCGCTCTCGCTGATCGTGGATTTCATGCTGGCGGGAGGCGTCGGGCTGCGGGTCTCCCTGGGGCTGGCCCTGATCTCCCTTCTGATGGTCGCGATCGCCGAGAACGCCCGGATCCCCGTGGACAATCCCGCGACCCACCTGGAACTGACCATGGTCCACGAGGCCATGGTGCTGGAATATTCCGGCCGGCACCTGGCCCTGATCGAGGCCGCCAGCATGCTGAAGCTGGTGCTCTACATGGCGCTGATCGCCTGCATCTTCCTCCCCTGGGGGATTTCCGAACCGGGGGAGGGGCCGCTCGACCTCGCGATCGGGCTGGTGACGTTCGTGCTGAAGCTGGCGTCCGGCGCGGTCCTGCTGGCGCTGTTCGAGACCGGCGTCGCCAAGATGCGCGTCTTCCGATATGGCGAGTTCCTCGGCGGTGCGCTGCTGCTCAGCCTGCTGGGCGCCATCTTCCTCTATGTTTCGACCGGATTGTGA
- a CDS encoding hydrogenase-4 component E: MPGIHYDIAHMLGAVVLLMSFALLYQRRLFAIIQAFALQSVVLAAAAAWQGYIQDAPHLYITALLALSMKAIAIPVALHRVIDRLNIRRTVDTALGVGPTMIAGVSLVTLSILLVLPVTADVTALTREDLALALSVVLLGLLTMITRRNAIGQVVGFMSLENGLILAAIGVEGMPLIVEMLVAFAVMVAFIIFGIFFFHIRERFDTLDLHTLENFRGERR; this comes from the coding sequence ATGCCCGGGATCCATTATGACATAGCCCATATGCTCGGCGCGGTCGTGCTTCTGATGAGCTTCGCGCTGCTCTATCAGCGCCGGCTGTTCGCGATCATCCAGGCGTTCGCCCTGCAATCGGTGGTGCTGGCGGCAGCGGCCGCATGGCAGGGCTACATCCAGGACGCCCCCCACCTCTACATCACGGCGCTCCTGGCGCTGAGCATGAAGGCGATCGCGATCCCTGTGGCGCTGCACCGCGTGATCGACCGGCTGAACATACGCCGGACGGTCGATACCGCGCTGGGCGTAGGGCCGACCATGATCGCGGGCGTCAGCCTCGTGACGCTGTCGATCCTGCTCGTCCTGCCGGTCACCGCCGACGTGACGGCGCTGACCCGCGAGGACCTCGCCCTGGCGCTGTCGGTGGTCCTGCTGGGGCTGCTGACCATGATCACCCGGCGCAACGCGATCGGGCAGGTCGTGGGCTTCATGTCGCTGGAGAACGGGCTGATCCTGGCCGCCATCGGCGTCGAGGGAATGCCCCTGATCGTCGAGATGCTGGTTGCCTTCGCGGTGATGGTCGCCTTCATCATCTTCGGCATCTTCTTCTTCCATATCCGGGAGCGGTTCGACACCCTCGACCTGCACACCTTGGAGAATTTCCGCGGTGAGCGCCGGTGA
- a CDS encoding hydrogenase 4 subunit F, whose protein sequence is MIELPVNPVHVILALPFLAGLVLAAVADHKLASRLNSLASGLTLVASLSLFADRPESTALFLVDDFNIYLVALTAFVGFTTALFSATYIEYEIGTGRLSPLFVRFYHAMYQAFVFTMLLALLANNLGVLWVAVEGATLTTVLMVSLYRTPEAIEAAWKYFILCGVGIALALFGTILIFLAARPVMGGGMPAMTWSALMLEIHRVSPDLLNLAFVFILIGYGTKVGLAPLHAWLPDAHAEGPTPISAVLSGLLLNVALYAVLRFKMLMTANGQSLAPGPLMMVMGLASLLLAAFMLYRRRDIKRLFAYSSIEHMGIITFAFGFGGPIANFAGLLHMTMHSLTKSAIFVAVGLATQVKGTQQISEIRGLTASHPVIGWGLVAGVLAIAGLPPFGIFLSEFLLVTTVFAQEPFLALPLVAGIVVAFGALILRLQSLAFGEPTGSTAPAASSAFPMALHLVLVLVAGVWLPEPLVEWFQAVARLLG, encoded by the coding sequence GTGATCGAGCTTCCGGTCAATCCAGTCCACGTCATCCTGGCGCTGCCGTTCCTGGCGGGACTCGTCCTGGCCGCCGTGGCGGACCACAAGTTGGCGTCCCGGCTGAACTCGCTCGCCTCCGGACTGACCCTCGTCGCGTCGCTCAGCCTGTTCGCCGACCGGCCGGAAAGCACGGCGCTGTTCCTGGTCGACGATTTCAACATCTACCTGGTGGCCCTGACGGCCTTCGTCGGTTTCACTACGGCCCTGTTCAGCGCCACCTACATCGAGTACGAGATCGGGACGGGACGGTTGAGCCCGCTGTTCGTCCGCTTCTACCACGCCATGTACCAGGCCTTCGTCTTCACGATGCTGCTGGCCCTGCTCGCCAACAATCTGGGCGTGCTGTGGGTGGCGGTCGAGGGGGCGACCCTGACCACCGTCCTGATGGTCAGCCTGTACCGGACGCCGGAGGCGATCGAGGCGGCTTGGAAATACTTCATCCTGTGCGGCGTCGGCATCGCGCTCGCCCTGTTCGGCACGATCCTGATCTTCCTGGCCGCCCGGCCGGTGATGGGCGGCGGCATGCCCGCGATGACCTGGTCGGCGCTGATGCTGGAGATCCACCGGGTCAGCCCGGACCTGCTCAACCTCGCCTTCGTCTTCATCCTGATCGGCTACGGCACCAAGGTGGGGCTGGCGCCCCTGCATGCCTGGCTGCCCGACGCCCATGCGGAGGGGCCGACGCCGATCTCCGCCGTGCTGTCCGGGCTGCTGCTGAACGTGGCGCTCTACGCGGTGCTGCGCTTCAAGATGCTGATGACGGCGAACGGGCAGTCGCTGGCGCCCGGGCCGCTGATGATGGTCATGGGACTGGCCTCGCTGCTGCTGGCCGCCTTCATGCTGTACCGCCGGCGGGACATCAAACGGCTGTTCGCCTACAGCTCGATCGAGCATATGGGGATCATAACCTTCGCCTTCGGGTTCGGCGGTCCGATCGCGAACTTCGCCGGGCTGCTGCACATGACGATGCACAGCCTGACCAAGTCGGCGATTTTCGTCGCCGTGGGCCTGGCGACCCAGGTGAAGGGCACCCAGCAGATCTCCGAGATCCGGGGACTGACCGCGAGCCACCCGGTGATCGGCTGGGGGCTGGTCGCCGGCGTGCTGGCGATCGCCGGGCTGCCGCCGTTCGGCATCTTCCTCAGCGAGTTCCTGCTGGTGACCACCGTCTTCGCCCAGGAGCCGTTCCTGGCCCTGCCGCTGGTCGCCGGCATCGTCGTCGCCTTCGGCGCGCTGATCCTGCGGCTGCAGTCGCTGGCCTTCGGCGAGCCGACCGGATCGACGGCGCCGGCGGCGTCCAGCGCGTTCCCGATGGCGCTTCATCTGGTCCTGGTGCTGGTCGCGGGGGTCTGGCTGCCCGAGCCGCTGGTCGAGTGGTTCCAGGCCGTCGCCCGGCTGCTCGGCTGA
- a CDS encoding hydrogenase large subunit, which translates to MLDHLDSIGTRAGNHRPFPRFDLDREAWSALVATLADQPDWSLVGLWADTGVVHMALRDEGPGTLAVVSLACPEGRFPSVGGARPGAIRLERAAQDLFGVTAESLVDPRPWLDHDSWPIRLPLSADPPDPLGHPEPYPFLPVEGPGLHQIPVGPVHAGIIEPGHFRFTCNGETVVRLEQRLGYVHKGTEWLMGGRSVAEVAKLSARVSGDSTVAHSYAFARAVESATGATVPARAVWLRALMAELERLANHLGDIGAICNDAAFAYMLAECGQLREKVLRAADACFGHRLMMDRVIPGGVAVDLAEDGRQALSRLVADLREAFPPLIHTYDAKASLQDRTVSTGRVAKDLVRRFGAGGHVGRASGRAHDARRSPGYAPYGELEFDVPVFIDGDVNARVWIRIREVEASLGLVSQILDRLPEGPVHAPVPAAAGQGMALVESFRGEIMTWVAVREDGIVTRCHPRDPSWFQWPLLEAAIEGNIVADFPLCNKSFNCSYSGHDL; encoded by the coding sequence ATGCTCGACCATCTCGACTCGATCGGGACCCGCGCCGGGAACCACCGGCCGTTCCCGCGCTTCGACCTGGACCGCGAAGCCTGGAGCGCGCTGGTCGCGACCCTGGCGGACCAGCCGGACTGGTCCCTGGTGGGGCTCTGGGCGGATACCGGCGTCGTGCACATGGCCTTGCGCGACGAGGGTCCGGGGACGCTCGCCGTGGTTTCGCTGGCCTGTCCGGAGGGACGGTTCCCGTCGGTCGGCGGAGCCCGGCCCGGAGCGATCCGGCTGGAGCGCGCGGCACAGGACCTGTTCGGCGTCACGGCCGAGTCGCTGGTGGATCCGCGTCCCTGGCTGGACCATGACTCCTGGCCGATCCGGCTGCCGCTCTCTGCGGACCCGCCCGATCCGCTGGGCCATCCCGAACCCTATCCCTTCCTGCCGGTCGAGGGGCCGGGCCTGCACCAGATCCCGGTCGGACCCGTCCATGCCGGCATCATCGAGCCGGGCCATTTCCGCTTCACCTGCAACGGCGAGACGGTGGTCCGGTTGGAGCAGCGGCTGGGCTATGTCCACAAGGGGACCGAATGGCTGATGGGCGGTCGCTCGGTCGCCGAGGTCGCCAAGCTCTCGGCCCGGGTGTCGGGCGACAGCACGGTCGCGCACTCCTATGCCTTCGCGCGGGCCGTCGAGTCGGCCACGGGCGCCACGGTTCCGGCGCGGGCGGTCTGGCTGCGGGCGCTGATGGCCGAACTGGAGCGGCTCGCCAACCATCTCGGCGACATCGGGGCGATCTGCAACGACGCCGCCTTCGCCTACATGCTGGCGGAGTGCGGGCAGTTGCGGGAGAAGGTGCTGAGGGCGGCCGACGCCTGCTTCGGCCACCGCCTCATGATGGACCGGGTGATCCCGGGCGGGGTGGCGGTCGATCTGGCGGAGGACGGAAGACAGGCATTGTCGAGGCTGGTGGCCGACCTGCGGGAGGCCTTTCCGCCCCTGATCCATACCTACGACGCGAAGGCCTCGCTCCAGGACCGGACGGTCTCGACCGGGCGCGTGGCGAAAGACCTGGTCCGCCGGTTCGGTGCCGGGGGCCATGTCGGGCGGGCGTCCGGCCGGGCGCACGACGCCCGGCGCAGCCCCGGCTACGCGCCCTACGGCGAGCTGGAGTTCGACGTGCCCGTGTTCATCGACGGCGACGTCAACGCCCGGGTCTGGATCCGGATCCGCGAGGTCGAGGCGAGCCTGGGCCTGGTTTCCCAGATCCTCGACCGCCTGCCGGAAGGGCCGGTCCACGCGCCGGTTCCCGCCGCCGCGGGGCAGGGAATGGCGCTGGTGGAGAGCTTCCGGGGCGAGATCATGACCTGGGTCGCGGTGCGCGAGGACGGCATCGTCACCCGGTGCCATCCGCGCGACCCGTCCTGGTTCCAGTGGCCGCTGCTGGAGGCAGCGATCGAGGGCAACATCGTCGCCGACTTCCCGCTGTGCAACAAGAGCTTCAACTGTTCCTATTCGGGGCACGACCTGTAG
- a CDS encoding NADH-quinone oxidoreductase subunit B family protein has product MLKTIARNLLRGPVTMKGPAPAEDGIEELAGRLDRASRTRLGRSLSIRQVDAGSCNGCELEIHALNNVIYDLERFGMRFVASPRHADVLMVTGPVTANMRDALFRTWDATPDPKWVVAVGGCALDGGLFKGSYGIVGGVGAVVPVDLHIPGCPPRPIDLLAGLVALVEAAR; this is encoded by the coding sequence ATGCTGAAGACAATCGCCCGGAACCTGCTCCGCGGGCCCGTCACGATGAAGGGGCCGGCTCCCGCCGAGGACGGCATCGAGGAGCTGGCGGGCCGCCTGGACCGGGCGTCCCGGACGCGGCTGGGCCGGAGCCTGTCGATCCGCCAGGTGGACGCCGGGTCGTGCAACGGCTGCGAACTGGAGATCCACGCGCTCAACAATGTGATCTACGACCTGGAGCGCTTCGGGATGCGATTCGTCGCCTCCCCCCGGCATGCGGACGTGCTGATGGTGACCGGACCGGTGACCGCCAACATGCGGGACGCCCTGTTCCGCACCTGGGATGCCACGCCCGATCCGAAATGGGTCGTCGCGGTCGGCGGATGCGCCCTGGACGGCGGCCTCTTCAAGGGCAGCTACGGTATCGTGGGAGGGGTCGGCGCGGTGGTTCCGGTCGACCTGCACATCCCCGGCTGCCCGCCGCGCCCGATCGACCTGCTCGCCGGCCTGGTGGCCCTGGTGGAGGCCGCGAGGTAA